The following are encoded together in the Triticum dicoccoides isolate Atlit2015 ecotype Zavitan chromosome 6B, WEW_v2.0, whole genome shotgun sequence genome:
- the LOC119324668 gene encoding disease resistance protein Pik-2-like codes for MEATGVSLGKAALGGALGYATSKAAEEIALQLGVERDVNFIKDELQMMQSFLMMADEEQSQNKVLTTWVKQIGVLAYKVEDSLMDFGLHSEKKPFMGCIPRNPGDRRRIAKEVKELRAEVEDVSNRNLRYRLIKESSGSKPSVAEEQASIAAAAMFGINEARPNILEHQKSSEVDLHQLITNNHVDLRVIAMWGTNGDLGKTSAIQDVYDDPKVSKRFGFCAWIRLMHPFNPQEFLRSLVRQFYENSHDMVGEPSFNPQKFLQSLVRQLNENTHDVVGKAEQETSVGAVLAKMEKMDQSDLVHVFNAQLCSSSYLVVINDLSTIEEWHCIKKYFPVNKKRSRIIVSTQQVEIASLCAKRPYQVSKFKQLSCDQTIYLFHTKNSEEQISMCCVCGVMFGINEAGLAVAENEKLKAICASCSAEPVPDPKKVITAEKNTAMPTDEIQKENQEPNNVGEDKACNSTAGKKFDGSRTLALADEVICGRETEKSVLIKLVDQPDNDKGCKVISVWGMGGLGKTTLVRSIYRSQQLGGWKRAWATAMRPFNPEALLRDLALQLQITIQEDPPASTSTRVQKMKLQGLNEELARVLKTKKCLVVIDDIWSISEWDSIKQCLHNAGRIIVTTREKNIAKHCSIVDKNMYCLDGLKDDAALDLFIKKVFKKNAENNNLFPAMIDQARLLIQKCGGLPLAISTIGGFLATKPKTAIEWKKMSDGINTELDINPELREIRTILMRSYDGLPYHLKSAFLYLSIFPEDHRIRWGRLVMRWVAEGYSRDMHGITAIELCQRYFDELLDRSMILTGEGTDQYSQKINSCQLHDMIREICISKAREENLVMRLEEGCCLSDTQGAIGHLVIGSNWKRDKEVLESKLDLSHVRSLTVFGEWRSFFISDNMRFLRVLDLEDTLGLRDHHLDDIGQLRHLKYLSFRGCKNILYLPNSLGNLRHLEMLDVRGTRIYDLPTTVTNLLKLHHLRQDSYCYSIFMLKGERDIVGRYEDYTRHACTRRICGICLCRRPLFLRPQVLDDGLNRYDIFNLYRFQPRHHRFGITHPKGIGKLKALHTLGFVDVSGRNGNTTIKEFGELTQLCKLKVGGVSYQNISELWYAIAGHNHLQSLSVETVDIDTHEEKNVLDGCLGEDLLPPSNLESLTLHGKLVNVTEWIDKLQNLSKLALKYSMLEQHKAIQALGLLRNLAVLRLKDNSFHGTQLHFQSSSFPSLMVLELRYLYNLQSALFDKGTMPKLELLQVYSCNSVEHITGLAALTRLRKFGCGPIIV; via the exons ATGGAGGCGACGGGGGTGAGCTTGGGGAAGGCCGCGCTGGGCGGGGCACTGGGCTATGCCACGTCCAAGGCGGCGGAGGAAATCGCCCTACAGCTTGGTGTCGAGCGCGATGTGAACTTCATCAAGGATGAGCTGCAGATGATGCAGTCATTCCTGATGATGGCTGATGAAGAGCAAAGCCAGAACAAGGTGCTCACTACCTGGGTGAAACAGATCGGGGTCCTGGCCTACAAGGTGGAGGACAGCCTCATGGATTTTGGCCTTCACTCAGAGAAAAAGCCTTTCATGGGGTGCATCCCCCGCAACCCAGGTGATCGGCGTCGCATTGCCAAAGAGGTGAAGGAGCTGAGGGCCGAGGTGGAAGACGTGAGTAACAGGAACCTGCGCTATCGCCTCATCAAGGAGAGTTCAGGCTCCAAGCCTTCCGTGGCAGAGGAGCAGGCCAGCATTGCCGCTGCGGCAATGTTTGGCATCAATGAAGCAAGGCCTAACATCTTGGAGCATCAAAAATCATCAGAGGTCGACCTCCACCAGCTGATTACCAACAACCATGTTGACCTTAGGGTGATCGCCATGTGGGGAACAAATGGTGATCTTGGGAAGACATCCGCCATCCAGGATGTTTATGATGATCCAAAGGTATCAAAAAGGTTTGGATTCTGTGCTTGGATTAGGTTGATGCATCCTTTCAATCCACAAGAGTTCCTCAGGAGCTTGGTAAGGCAATTTTATGAAAATTCCCATGATATGGTTGGAGAGCCATCTTTCAATCCTCAAAAGTTCCTCCAGAGCTTGGTAAGGCAATTAAATGAAAACACTCATGATGTGGTTGGAAAAGCAGAACAAGAAACAAGTGTTGGGGCCGTTCTGGCCAAGATGGAGAAGATGGATCAAAGTGATTTAGTCCATGTGTTTAATGCACAGTTGTGTAGTAGTAGCTACCTAGTTGTCATAAATGACCTGTCCACAATAGAAGAGTGGCATTGCATTAAGAAGTACTTTCCCGTCAACAAGAAACGAAGTAGAATCATCGTTTCCACACAGCAAGTTGAAATTGCAAGCTTGTGCGCGAAGAGACCGTACCAAGTTTCAAAATTCAAGCAGTTGTCATGTGATCAAACTATTTATTTGTTCCACACGAAG AATTCAGAGGAGCAGATCAGCATGTGCTGTGTTTGTGGGGTAATGTTTGGCATCAATGAAGCAGGGCTGGCTGTGGCAGAGAATGAGAAACTGAAG gctatttgtgcatcatgttcTGCCGAGCCTGTTCCCGACCCAAAGAAAGTTATTACTGCTGAGAAAAACACAGCAATGCCCACTGATGAAATACAGAAGGAAAACCAAGAACCGAACAATGTAGGTGAAGACAAAGCTTGCAACTCAACTGCTGGAAAGAAGTTTGATGGCAGCAGGACACTAGCACTAGCTGATGAAGTGATCTGTGGGCGAGAAACAGAAAAATCTGTTCTTATCAAATTAGTTGACCAACCAGACAATGATAAAGGCTGTAAGGTGATCTCAGTTTGGGGAATGGGGGGTCTTGGAAAAACCACTCTTGTCCGAAGCATCTACCGAAGCCAGCAGCTTGGTGGCTGGAAACGTGCTTGGGCCACTGCAATGCGTCCTTTTAACCCTGAGGCACTCCTTAGGGATTTGGCTTTGCAGCTTCAGATTACTATTCAAGAAGATCCTCCCGCATCAACATCAACTAGAGTGCAAAAGATGAAACTTCAAGGGTTAAATGAAGAGCTAGCTCGGGTACTAAAAACAAAAAAGTGTCTTGTTGTTATTGATGATATATGGTCCATTTCTGAATGGGATTCTATCAAACAATGTTTACATAATGCTGGAAGGATCATAGTCACGACAAGAGAAAAAAACATTGCCAAACATTGTTCAATAGTAGACAAGAACATGTACTGTCTTGATGGTCTGAAAGATGATGCTGCACTTGACCTCTTCATAAAGAAG GTATTCAAGAAAAATGCTGAAAATAATAATTTATTCCCAGCTATGATTGATCAAGCAAGACTTCTAATACAGAAATGTGGCGGACTTCCCCTTGCAATATCCACTATAGGTGGTTTCCTAGCCACCAAGCCAAAAACTGCTATTGAATGGAAGAAGATGAGTGACGGTATTAACACAGAATTGGACATAAATCCTGAACTTAGGGAAATAAGGACAATTCTTATGAGGAGCTATGATGGTTTGCCATACCATCTCAAGTCTGCTTTCTTATACCTCTCCATTTTTCCGGAAGACCATAGAATTAGGTGGGGTCGCTTGGTGATGCGGTGGGTTGCGGAGGGTTACTCAAGGGATATGCATGGCATTACTGCAATTGAACTTTGTCAGAGGTATTTTGATGAACTCTTAGATAGGAGTATGATCCTGACAGGGGAAGGGACAGACCAATACAGTCAAAAAATCAATTCTTGCCAACTTCATGATATGATCCGTGAAATATGTATCTCAAAGGCTAGGGAGGAAAACCTTGTTATGAGGCTGGAGGAAGGATGTTGTTTGAGCGACACACAAGGTGCAATAGGGCATCTTGTCATAGGCAGCAACTGGAAAAGGGATAAAGAAGTGCTGGAGAGCAAGCTAGACTTGTCACATGTACGGTCATTGACTGTGTTTGGAGAGTGGAGATCGTTTTTCATCTCTGACAATATGAGGTTCCTTCGAGTGCTTGACTTAGAAGACACACTAGGGTTAAGAGATCATCATCTTGATGATATTGGGCAGCTCCGTCACCTGAAGTATCTTTCTTTTCGAGGATGTAAAAACATTTTATACCTGCCTAATTCTTTGGGAAATTTGAGGCACCTTGAAATGCTGGATGTTAGAGGTACACGTATATATGATTTGCCAACAACAGTCACCAATCTTCTGAAGCTACATCACCTCCGTCAAGATAGTTATTGCTACAGCATTTTTATGCTCAAGGGAGAGCGCGACATAGTTGGGAGGTATGAAGATTACACTAGACATGCTTGCACACGTCGAATATGTGGCATTTGTCTGTGCAGACGCCCTCTTTTCTTGAGACCACAAGTTTTAGATGATGGTTTGAATAGGTATGATATATTCAATCTATACCGCTTTCAGCCGAGGCATCATCGATTTGGCATTACACATCCTAAAGGGATTGGCAAATTGAAGGCCCTTCACACACTAGGTTTTGTGGATGTTTCCGGGAGAAACGGAAACACCACTATAAAAGAGTTTGGAGAGCTTACTCAGCTATGTAAGCTTAAAGTGGGTGGTGTGAGCTACCAAAACATCAGTGAGTTATGGTATGCCATTGCTGGTCATAATCATCTTCAATCTTTGTCAGTTGAAACAGTTGACATTGACACGCACGAAGAGAAGAATGTGTTAGATGGCTGTTTGGGTGAGGATTTGTTGCCACCAAGCAACCTCGAGAGCCTCACACTACATGGTAAGCTAGTCAATGTAACAGAATGGATCGATAAGCTTCAGAATCTGTCCAAGTTGGCACTAAAGTATAGCATGTTGGAGCAACATAAGGCCATACAAGCCCTTGGGTTACTACGAAATCTTGCAGTTCTACGTCTGAAGGATAACTCGTTTCATGGGACACAGCTCCATTTCCAGAGCTCATCTTTCCCGAGTCTCATGGTGCTGGAGTTGCGTTATTTATACAACCTCCAGTCGGCTCTGTTTGACAAAGGCACAATGCCTAAGCTCGAGCTGCTACAAGTTTATTCGTGCAACAGTGTGGAGCACATCACCGGGCTGGCAGCCCTCACAAGGCTAAGGAAATTCGGTTGTGGGCCTATAATAGTTTGA